Proteins encoded by one window of Lathyrus oleraceus cultivar Zhongwan6 chromosome 1, CAAS_Psat_ZW6_1.0, whole genome shotgun sequence:
- the LOC127075842 gene encoding multifunctional methyltransferase subunit TRM112 homolog A, giving the protein MRLLTHNMLSSNIRGVVNGFPLRIEAEKVLEKNVEMNSDFLKKMFEKIEWKAFVEASRGMGYTELPEEADSSMLDSDEFLNRFHHALLELHLEEGALVCPETGRRFPVRKGIPNMLLHEDEV; this is encoded by the coding sequence ATGAGATTGTTAACACACAATATGCTATCTTCAAACATTAGGGGTGTGGTGAATGGATTTCCATTGCGTATAGAAGCGGAGAAGGTGCTGGAAAAGAATGTTGAAATGAATAGTGACTTTTTGaaaaagatgtttgagaaaatTGAGTGGAAGGCTTTTGTGGAAGCATCACGGGGAATGGGATACACTGAACTACCCGAGGAGGCTGATTCTTCCATGCTGGATTCAGATGAATTTCTTAACCGTTTCCATCATGCCCTGTTGGAACTTCACCTTGAAGAAGGTGCTCTTGTTTGCCCAGAGACTGGACGGCGCTTCCCTGTCAGAAAGGGCATTCCTAATATGCTTCTTCATGAGGATGAGGTCTGA
- the LOC127075850 gene encoding kinetochore protein NDC80 homolog yields the protein MRPPGGSSNVRRQPKDSSYLPPTPLNTHRDSDVSLASSRQSSAGIPSFDPYKDRSVQQNATATINSFLASQDFNVSFKPSSSPSAKDIHKTLIFLVGILDFKINKIEDLPPLLKFMSYPHKLNKSVLKSPAAPHQWPSMLALIHWLVQACKVYLSFSSPSDTTALQTNNIFFQYSVNAYLNFIRGDDEAISELEEDIHSKILHEKSNAEKRLAATEQKVSELEAELEGLRSAPSQKDSLEKEKEMLESDVNKFHKIVEEFGSRIESAERVLAEKEKQLEAKAMEREMICEENKDLTRKAESQPFSTRDVERMKRELQAAERDAGEAELATNDWEEKCWELDRTLANMIKELEALTIDCNQAITRLKIGNDIQYVLNPKGTTPAEIMGIDYKVTLKPALNSFADDIKKSTVVKLEEVIALQQKSNENTARIEGKRSQLAELQLHIDQLEAQMDAIKKETQDYTSKCTAEAKNMTGDIQQTDHDMSIMERESAEILKASELKLEETMRQCEEEIQMHGRELFNVIDSVTKYKEQLGSKVSKIKRELLETVTEVAEIYRKAFPEKYSYILEACRQIEKIE from the exons ATGAGACCTCCCGGCGGAAGCAGCAACGTCCGTCGTCAACCCAAAGACTCCTCCTACTTACCACCAACTCCCCTTAACACCCACCGTGACTCCGACGTCAGTTTAGCCAGTAGCCGCCAATCCTCTGCCGGAATCCCTTCGTTCGATCCTTACAAAGACCGTTCGGTCCAACAGAACGCAACCGCAACCATCAATTCATTTCTCGCCTCTCAGGATTTCAACGTCTCTTTCAAACCATCTTCCTCTCCTTCCGCTAAAGACATCCATAAAACCCTAATCTTCCTCGTCGGAATCCTTGATTTTAAGATAAACAAAATCGAAGATCTTCCACCACTTCTCAAATTCATGAGTTACCCTCACAAACTCAACAAATCTGTTCTCAAATCCCCCGCTGCACCTCATCAATGGCCTTCCATGCTCGCTCTCATTCATTGGCTTGTTCAGGCTTGTAAAGTTTATCTCTCTTTTTCTTCTCCCTCCGACACCACCGCTCTCCAAACCAACAACATCTTCTTCCAATATAGTGTCAACGCATATCTCAATTTCATTAGAGGTGATGATGAAGCCATCTCCGAACTCGAGGAGGACATCCACAGCAAGATTCTCCATGAGAAGTCTAATGCTGAGAAGAGGCTTGCTGCCACCGAGCAAAAGGTCTCTGAATTGGAGGCTGAATTGGAGGGATTGAGGTCTGCTCCCTCTCAGAAGGATTCTCTTGAGAAAGAGAAGGAAATGCTTGAAAGTGATGTGAATAAGTTTCACAAGATTGTTGAGGAGTTTGGGTCGCGGATTGAGTCGGCCGAGAGGGTTTTGGCAGAGAAGGAGAAACAGTTGGAGGCTAAGGCCATGGAGAGGGAAATGATTTGTGAGGAAAATAAAGACCTCACGAGGAAGGCGGAGTCACAGCCTTTCAGTACTAGAGATGTCGAGAGAATGAAAAGAGAGTTGCAGGCGGCTGAGAGGGATGCTGGAGAGGCTGAACTTGCTACAAATGATTGGGAGGAAAAGTGTTGGGAGCTTGACCGAACTCTCGCAAATATGATCAAAGAATTAGAAGCTCTCACAATAGATTGCAACCAAGCCATTACAAG GTTGAAGATTGGTAATGACATTCAGTATGTGTTGAATCCCAAGGGAACCACGCCTGCTGAGATCATGGGTATTGATTACAAAGTCACGCTGAAGCCTGCACTTAACTCATTTGCGGATGACATCAAGAAAAGTACTGTGGTGAAATTGGAAGAGGTGATTGCTCTTCAGCAAAAGTCCAACGAAAATACTGCTAGGATTGAGGGGAAAAGAAGTCAGCTTGCTGAACTGCAGTTGCACATCGATCAA CTGGAAGCTCAAATGGACGCGATAAAGAAGGAAACTCAGGACTACACTAGTAAGTGTACGGCTGAAGCTAAGAACATGACGGGGGATATCCAACAAACAGATCATGATATGAGTATTATGGAAAGAGAGTCAGCCGAGATTTTAAAG GCATCTGAATTGAAATTGGAGGAAACAATGAGACAATGTGAAGAAGAGATTCAAATGCATGGTCGTGAACTCTTCAACGTGATTGATTCAGTGACGAAATACAAAGAACAATTGGGATCTAAAGTCTCAAAGATAAAAAGGGAGCTGTTGGAAACTGTAACTGAAGTGGCAGAAATATATAGAAAGGCATTCCCAGAAAAATATAGTTATATATTGGAGGCATGCCGTCAAATTGAGAAAATTGAATGA